In Lactuca sativa cultivar Salinas chromosome 5, Lsat_Salinas_v11, whole genome shotgun sequence, the DNA window GTAAATAAGGAAAATTACATGGTGGAGAAATTGATAGAGAAGGCCTTTGCCTATACAACTTAAACATGCCAAAAAGAAGAACAGATTGGCTTACTGATTTTGCTGTCCAGATTTTCGTATGAGTTGCAAGATCCCATATATTAACCTCTACTCCTTTCCTGATATACAGGAAATTTGTCAATTGTTTTATATCAGTATTTGAAAGCTAATATATgaagaataaaatatattaaaagaaaaagaaaaactaacCCTCCAAATAAGGCGTAGTTTTCATTTTCATCCACTTTACAACATAAGACATTACCAGCTGCACACACATTCCATGTGACTTGAGCATCGTCACTAATGGAGTCCCCTGGTGATTTTGGTATTGTAAAAGATCTCAGGGTTGAAAGCCCTTTTGTTGTGCATGTAAGCAAGGTGCATGACCTAATTTAAAACACAAGAGTAAATGATCAAATTGTTACTTGCATACGAATTTGATATCATAATTAAATGGGAAAAGAAGTAATGATTTTGACAGATACCTGGATGATGATTCAGATGTTTGTTTTTTGAACAAATGCAACCCAACAATATTATCTTCTTGAGACTGGACTTCAGCTTGGTTGCCACTAGGAAGTGAAACTCGAAGATCACCATTGATGGAGCTAATCAACTCGATCTGTTTGGCAGGGAAAAGTAAATATAGAGAGGCAACAAACAATGGAAGTGCCTAAACAAGCATGGATGAACTGATGGATAAACCTTACCACACCACTTTTCCTTGCAACAGCTAACAACTGCAAAATGTTGCAAAAAAATATAGGATTAAAAGCTCTAAATAGCAGTTTTCAAATGAAAAATCATTACATTCGATGTCTAATATACACAAGTGTCTaaaattttgaaatgaagtatcatATGGTGGAATCTAGAACATACAGGGTCGATTTTACGGTCATTAGTAGAAGCAGCAAGCACGCATCGAGAGGATTCCGGTTCCCCCCATCTCTCGACCACCTTAGGAGCTCCTCCTAGCTTACTTCGAGCTTCAGTGACTGCAATCATAAAATACACCAAAAACTATGTGAACAATTTGATTTGACAAATGCTTAGCAATACAGAAGATCAAATTCAAACGTAAATAAGATAATATCATTGAAGTAAACCTTTGATGAGACCGAGAACATCGAAAGTTAGGGTGCGAAGTGGAGGACAGCCAGCAGATTCTACTGTGGTTGTTCGTGGCATTTTTCCACCTCTGAATTACAGCTTAGCTAATGATGTACAGAAGAATACTTCACTAGGTGATGAGTATTTACAGAAGGAAAGAGAGGTGAAGGGAAGACGAGAACTTACGTTACTGCAAAGGGAGAGGGTGGTAGCGGTAGCGGAGCTGACGACGGCAGCCGCGGAATAGGTTTATTTTCCGTTAACTGCGTTTTTTTGTAAGGCTTTACACGTTACTTGAGTAGAAGAAATACGAGAAAAAAACCCTTTGGGCTATATGGTACATTTAGCACAAACAATGTAACAGACCCAGTCAATTAGGCCCAACTAAAAACAACACCCAAGTCCaattgtaattatatatatatatatatatatatatatatatatatatatatatatatatatatatatatatatatatatatatatgatgcagTAATAGGATTTTATGACGAAAGAGGCAAAAAGGAACACCCAATAGGTGTTCCCCTCCTAAATCAATCAAAGCATCAAATCACGAAGTTCCAACAACCTAGAACGACGGTCGGGCCAAATCGACGCAACTAAATAGGCTTCGATATTTTGGGTTGGACTGTAAGCCGACGCAGCTACGTACAGCTACAACCTACAAGCCTTGCATTTTTCTTTTCATGCATTTAGTCTCCACGGACATTCTTACATAATTTGAAAGGTTATTCAATATATATTATCAACACTCATATATTTGTTTATTAGTTTATAAACGtggtaaatatgattataaaattaattagctttttataaaaactcaaaattattaattaattattttaaataaataactaattaagagatatcttttagttatataaaattataatatttaatttaaataaatacatgaccTTAtatctgtattaattttatttcaaaattttattctaatactattaatttaatgtaattagagtgaaaacttaaaatttgaaaattgaaatttaaaatagaaaatcaataggttgacaagtaACATGATATTAATTAGAAGGTCTAATAAGGTAACCCATGACAAAAACATGACAAAAAacgaataaacatatttttttgatAAGATAAAAAGATAATAAAGCATTATAATAAAAACCAATGATATACTTGGGTAAAATCACTAAAATGGTTATTATTATCTATAGTAATTGTACTATAGGTTGCTATTATGAACATAACATAGTGCATAATTGTATACTGTTATAATACGCCttctttttaaaattaaattgtaACTATGATTAAAAATCTAAAACATTGCTATAATTGATAATTTTTGTAAAGTACACTATTACATTGTTATGAAAATTGTTTTAGCGAATTGTAGGCGATTTATCAATAGTTGGTCATTTGACTTGAAGTCTATGACCTTCCGATTCACATTTTATTAGTAACTTTTTTTATCTATAAAAAGTATATGAGTCCTTTAGATGTATCAAAGTAGATGAGTCGAGTAGTGCATcgaaagagacaatcttaaaattacaatatttatgattttttattaTATACTTTGTTAAATGATGTTATTTATTACAAGTATCCGTTTCATGACAGATAATAATTTATAAGAATTTACGCAAGAGTCTTTTAGTAATAATGTTTATGTCGAATTAATAAATAATCTATATCATGTTTACAAAAAAAAGGTGAAATTCCTAGACGACAGAATAGATATGTTTCTTATCCAAATTCTTTCGAGTATTATCAGATTTTGGTATTCATAAAAGACCATGTAAGATAGTATTGAATGGCAACGACccacaaaaaaaattaaagagtaaattgcaaaaatggtccctgtggtatgcaaaattttggggttttagtccaaacagtgacttttttggtttcgtagtccttttggagtggtttgtatgcaaaaatggtccctccgaaaactgaaatgactataatacccttgaggtatttatttttcatttttctttcattattcttaaaatttaatatttatttatttattttaacaattaaaaaaataaaaaagggcccacctctctctctctctctctctctctccttcaaAAATCCGTAAAACCTCCCTTACCCTCCTCTCAATTCTCCACCTTTAACCACCATTACTCCACCATAGCATCACCGCTGCCACCACCTCTTTCCCCATCGGAAACCACCATCCCCACCCCACTGTTTCTGCCGGAGCTCTTTCCTCCACCACTTGCAGCCTCTTCACAATCTTAGATTTTTTGCAGACCAAACCTAGAAGAAAGTTTCTGATTATACATTTGAATACCAAACAAAAAATCTAATTCAAATCGACAGTGACACACAAATCCACCCACCGACCAAAGGGGATCGTTTTTTTTCACCCACTGTTCTGATTGAGGCTCGCCAGCACCATCCCTATGTCAACCTAGTACCGTCATTCACAGCAGTAACAAATCACCACCATCTCATTCTGTTACTAGGGGATGGATAAAACGAAATTGAAGAACAAGAACCACCTGATGTGTCTTGTTCCACCCCCAATCAACCCCACCAAGGCTGTAGAAAAATGAAGAACAAAGGTACTACTTTCCTAATTAGTTTTCAGTGAACCACCTGATCATGTCTACTCCAACCTTCACTAAACTATAACCCCTTTCCTCTTTATATAATCTTTCGTTCTTGCTCCATGGAAGCTCTTTCAAGCTCTGTCTTCATTCCGCCCTTTCAAGAGACGCGCTCCTCCTCTACCTCTTCTACTTCGCTCAGATTAAACTTCTGCTTCCCCAAAACCACGCTTCCTGGATTCCGATCTCGAGGTATTGCCGCTGTTACTCGCGAAGTTGCAGGCgacggagaagatgatgaacaaccACTAGTTGATGACCTCGATTTCTCGATTGTGTATATGAGTAAATCGCGATTTTTTGGGTCTCAATTTTGACAGCGAATTAAGGTTTGAAAGAGGGAAGATGAAGGCTtgtctgagagagagagagagagagagagagagagagagagagagagagagagagaggtgagcccttttttatttttttaattgttaaaataaataaataaatattaaattttaagaataatgaaagaaaaatgaaaaataaatacctcaagggtattatagtcatttcagtttcggagggaccatttttgcatacaaaccactccaaaaggactacgaaaccaaaaaaatcactgtttggactaaaaccccaaaattttgcataccacagggaccatttttgcaatttactcaaaattaaaaaataaaaatatagagGCATGGGACGACATTGATGACGTGACACCGCTCCCCTTTGTTCCAATGACAAATGTAAATTATTAACTTATCCAAGGTTCATTTCCCTAGGCAAATTGGAAACAATAGTCGAGTGTGGTCATCCGTTTTTTGGACTTTTACTCAGAGTCTAATATTCATATTATTTTTGTATGAAATAAACTGAATTATGCTACATTTCTAACTATTCAAATTAATAAAACAAAACTATTTATTAAAACTAAATTAAACTATCCAAAATGATTCCAAAACATGTTTTTTATATATACAACTTTTAAATTACCATATTAAAAGATAATAGTATTATTGTTCTAATCATATAatctttataatatttataaaattaatataGATTGGACAAGATGTCTACAGTCTAATTCAAAGACACTAGTCTAATTCAAATCAAAACTTATATATTAGACCAAAATATATATTAACAGTTATTAATACCTCTATCATTCTAAGAAAACATATTAAACAATTATTCAATCCAAATTACCGGATACGTTTTGACatctctagtttttttttttttttttttttttttttttttttttttttttttttttttttagcaaTTGTAACTTAAAAACAATAATTTATCGATCCCAAAGCCCAAGAAGATCGATCATCCCCATTCCCATTCCCCAATCTTATCAACAATACAAAAACTATCGTCACATTCTATTATCTTATGCACGTAAATCCACCCCCAACCCATTTCCATCGTTATCCCCTACACCCCTACACTTTCTTTATAAACTTCGCTAGCCCATAACAACTATATATAAAAACACACTTTATCGACACACAGTTCAGTTTGTGTATCACCAAACATGGCAATGAGTGTGGGGTATTACGGTGACACCGCCATGAAAAAGATCCCCGGTGGCGGCGTAGGTGGCAGATACGATGTTCCGGAGGGAGTAGACATCAGAGGCAGATATGACGAAGAGTTTGCCAAGATTCTTACGAAAGATGCTTTGATATTTGTGGCTGCTTTACAGAGAGAGTTCAGGAACCATGTTAAGTATGCAATGGAGTGTAGGAAAGAGGCTAAGATGCGGTATAATTCCGGTGGGTTGCCAGGTTTTGATCCAGCAACGAAGAACGTAAGAGATGGGGATTGGATGTGCGCGGAGGTGCCGCCGGCGGTGGCTGATCGGAGAGTAGAGATAACGGGTCCGGTGGAGAGGAAGATGATCATTAATGCACTTAATTCTGGAGCTAAGGTTTTCATGGTGAGTGATTTTTGTTTCATGCATTTTGTTTTTTCAATAGTTTACTTGTTTGCAACTTTGCATGATCATCCAACAGTAATCATAACGCGCGACCAAAATAATACGGACCTAAGAATAAACGAAATAGTTATTAGTTGTTATTGCTAGTATTTTGCAATTTTGCTTTgattaaataaaaacaaatgaCAAAGTTTGTCTAAACTAGTAGTTTATAGTTAAATACTAGTATTGTGCTATTGGGTTAGTAGTATTGGACCAGTGGGTTTTTAAGAGGCTCAaaagattataacattttattttcCAACTAAACTAACTCTCAAATAATCCGTTCGATAATTTAACATATAAATCAATACATAGGGTTTGTAAGTTGGGTTTTGTAGGAGACGTATAGTCTAGCTTGTTTGAATTCTTAAATGTTATCAGATTCTTAAGAATAACAAACCctgaaattaataaactaaacAAGCCTTATCATGAATGAAAACAAAACAGGCTGATTTTGAAGATGCACTATCGCCAACATGGGAGAACCTAATGAAAGGACAAGTGAACTTAAAGGATGCTGTGAATGGCACAATCAGCTTTCAGGACAAAGCTAGAAACAGGGTATACAAACTCAATGATCAAATCGCCAAGCTCTTTGTTCGTCCCAGAGGCTGGCACCTACCTGAGTCCCACATCTTCATCGATGGCGAACCCGCAATCGGTTGCCTCGTTGATTTCGGCCTCTATTTCCACCACAACCACGCAGCATTCCGTAAAACACAAGGCGAAGGATACGGGCCTTTCTTCTATCTCCCTAAAATGGAAAATTCCAGGTAACTTTACCACCGATTGGTCACCGGAAACATTGTTTTTGCGATGTTTCCTAATGGAGTTGTGTGGGCAGGGAAGCGAGGATATGGAACAATGTGTTTGAGCGCGCTGAGAAAATGGCCGGAATTGAGAAAGGTAGCATCCGAGCAACCGTCCTAATCGAGACGCTGCCGgcggttttccaaatggatgagATTTTATATGAATTAAGGGATCATTCGGTTGGTTTGAACTGTGGAAGATGGGACTACATATTCAGCTATGTCAAAACATTCCAGGCTCACCCAGATCGCCTGTTACCCGACCGGGTCCTAGTCGGTATGGGCCAACATTTCATGAGAAGCTACTCAGATCTTCTCATCCGTACATGCCACAGGCGTGGTGTGCACGCCATGGGAGGAATGGTATGTATGTTGTTTTTGCAATCAAATTCCCAAATTGATTTTATTTTGACTTTATGCTTTGTAAACAGGCTGCACAGATTCCGATTAGGGATGATCCAGAAGCGAATGCAGCAGCACTTGAGCTGGTGAAGAAAGATAAGCTAAGAGAGGTACGCGCAGGGCACGATGGAACATGGGCAGCTCATCCGGGCCTGATTCCAGCCATCATGGAGGTCTTCACCAACAACATGAACAACTCCCCAAACCTAATCGAAACCATGAAGCGTGAAGATGCTGCAAGTTTGACGGAAGAAGACCTGTTGCAGATTCCAAGAGGGGTTCGAACCATTGAAGGTCTTAGGCTCAACACACGGGTCGGGATCCAGTATGTAGCGGCCTGGCTCACAGGGACAGGGTCTGTCCCGCTTTATAATCTGATGGAAGATGCTGCAACTGCTGAAATTAGTCGTGTTCAGAATTGGCAGTGGTTGAAATATGGAGTGGAATTGGATGGCGATGGGGTTGGTGTTAAGGTGACCCATGAGCTTTTTGGGAAGGTGGTTGAAGAAGAAATGGCGAGGATTGAACGTGAAGTAGGGAGGGAGAGGTTTAAGAAGGGCATGTATAAGGAGGCTTGCAAGTTATTCACACGCCAATGTACTGCTCCTGTACTTGATGATTTTCTCACCTTGAATGCCTATAATCATATAGTCGTTCATCATCCCGGAGGATCATCCAAGCTTTAAACCGGAACAGGAATCCTTTGGTTATTATCGTGGGTTTTAGTTGCCATGGCAACAGACTATTCTAGCTAAATAATGAATTGTTGTTTTGATGTTTAATAATGCTTTATGAATGTAATGTCGTATCTCCTGCTTTCTTGTATTTGTTTGCCCTTCTTTTTCAAAAGTACAATTTTATAGCTTTTAGGTTCTCAAATCATTTCAAACAAACGATAAAAACAATTTCATATAGGGAGTAATAttgtaaaataaaaattataacacACACAATTTATGGGGTTTATATCTTTTTGGAAAGTGCTATATATTATAAAACTCATCCAGATAGCAAGAAGCTAAAGGGGAGGAAGAACACTAACATTATAGGGAAGAAAATAATGAAACAGAGAAAGGGAAATGTGTGGTTTACTTTATATAATCAGAATAAGCGGCTATACCACGGACGAATATGAAAGATGTTTTATTATATCTGGTAAATGGTTTCAGTGATACACGTTACAAGAACTCAAGGCATATAAATACTAATAAGTTgatcaaaaatatataaataaggcCAAACCTATAAACTTTGCCTAATGGCTTGTGAACTAGTCCATAATTTTAACAATTTCTCATTTGGAGGTTGATGAGCAAATATGTTGTTGTCCATGCTAAAACTCTATAATCTCCATCTCTCATTTGGAAGTCGAGGGTTACACACTTTATGTTACATCACGAATAATATAATTGACACTTACCGACACTTTACATAGAAATATCCTACCGACACTTTTATAAATAACACTCCtaattattctctctctctctctagtgtgtGCCTTGTTCTTAAGTATGTGGAAGACCGGTTGAAGCCATACACGACTTTAACTCATTTGAAGTCACCATCTTGGTCAACATGCCTGTTGGATTCTTCGTAACAAGAATGTTCTTAGGTTCAAGGACCATTGTAGGGTTAAAGGGTGAACCAGTCTCCTCAACTTAACACTAGCTTGATAGCTTCAAACTTCATCATAAATCAAGAAGAGGCATAGATCGGTAAAATACTAAACAGGAAAATTATATTATCTTTTGGTTTCAATCATCTATTTCTGTCCTAATCGAGTAGAGACGTATGAAATACGATTCCTTCAAAAACTTTTGTTTTGGATTCTTGGCGGCACCCTTGTTTTTCTCATTCCTTTCATCTATATGAGGATAAATAATAAATTACCCAACCTACCCATCCTTGGCCCTTGCTTTTTTCAGTCAAAATAGTTTTTTGTGATTAttgattttcatcatattacaAACATATATCTCACATTGATTACCCATTGTGAATCGCAAGTTTGCAATTATAAATAATGACAAGTTTTACAATTATTGATTTTTATTTGATATTAATCACTTGTTATGAATTGCAAGTTTGCAAATGAATCACGAGCCTTAGATTATGTTTGACGTATTAACTAAAAGGCTAGCCGATAGCTGAAAAGTTAGttgctagctgataaaaaatgacATTTAGTAAAGACTAGCTGATAAGCTAGGTGAaagatataaaatgacataaaatgtcatttataaaaatatgatgttTATAATTTACTAAGGGTAAGTTTAGATTTTTTTAAAAGTTATTGAAAAGCTAGTCCAAATAGTTTTTTAAAAACCTAGCTTTTAAGATACTTTTTGATTTGCCAAAcacgaaaattaaaaaaaaatcttgaaaaaTAAGTTAGCTTATCAGCTAGTTGTGGCGCGCCAAAATAGTTTTAGCAATTGTTGAGTAACAACTATCATCATCTCGCTAAACACTTTGTGGTCTCGATAAAACTTCATCTACATCTATCAAATCTTAAGTTCCTAATTGATTctttaaaaaacaattttttactAACACAATTAGTGTTTAATGATACGCTCAAATGATATCACATTAGTATACTAATAAAATCATAACATTCTTATGAACAGTAACTAACCCGGGGTATTGTTCATCAAATTATTTCAACTCAACCAAAGTTTCTTTATACCAGGCCGTTGATTATATTTCTTTCTTCTTGAAGCTTCTCACATCGCCTCTCCCACCTAATGTACTTCTTTCTTTCTTCCTTCCTCATTACGACGTTATTTATCTTTCTGCTACTATTGGTGGTGTCGCCTACCACCGTCGAAGTAACATCTTGATATTGAGGTATTTCCATTTTTAACCCTAAGTATGAGAATTAATTGCATTTTGGGCCCATAGtgacatttttataatttttggaaGTGGGGTGCGTACGCTGGGTATACGTGgccagggtgcaaaccctaaattttagggtttagaccctatttaaacatccttaaccCCCTAAGTCTTCTTTCTTTCATCACCCTCCAGTCCCATTTCGACCCCTCTTATAAAACCTAATCTATTTGAGAGCATTTGTGAGCCTTTGAGTATGTTTTGGTGATTTTAAAGGAAGTAGAAAGAAGAGAAGGTCATCTTAGAGAAGTGGAACTCTTTGGATCTAGAATAGCAACATTATTTGACAtcctttgaaggtaaaaagccctGAACTTGATGATGCATTGATTAGATGTTGTTTATCCATGAAATTGTGTTCTTTCGGTCCCATAAGCTTGGTATTATGAGTATGGATTGCTCTAGTCCATATAAGCTGTCCTTTTAGACATTTTGGAGCatctagaagcataaaaatgtaatcttgattGTTAGTTTCTTTCCATACATGAGTtacaaggtcttaatgggttaagtagttaGGGTTTTTGTTATTGGGCACTTGTTGGTCAtgaaagaccataaagttggaaactttatgattaagGACGTTAGTTTAAGACTAGATCTGGATTATGGGCAAAAGAgattaaggattaagctcttaacaaGAAGGAAGTACTCAACcgcatacgctgggcgtaacccaagtacgttgggcatactgagTCAACTCATCATATCTTGGTCAAGCCTCGTGTACGCCATGCATACCagctgagtatgttgggcatatgcAGCTCTGTTGATaaagtttgactttttgactttgaccaagatttgacctaagggtattttgggtattttgactTGTAATTGAGATTAGTCTCTATTTGATGAATAGGTGACGGGTAGAGCTGAGATTCAGAGCATAGACCTATTCAGCTGTTTGTTCAAACTGAGAGTTAAGTTTTCATCACTATACTTGTGGatcgaaggcactaatgttgtCCCACTAGGttttgtatcctggtatataggatgatgttatgctagttatATGATAGATTAGTAAATTTGTATGACTACCTGTATTTGCTGGAtatgtgtgacatccctaatttcacggccagaaaaaatcgatttagtttatgcttttataataaaataagagtaatcctttgattaaaagtgttgcgaaatttgttcccaaaataaaatatgataaagatttatcaacgCATTtctgtagaaatgtatttcattaaaaagactcgggatgtcatgttcgatacatatcaaaagcataacCAGTACATTATAAgacttacaacagttatttacaactactgacctataatccaaaaatccctcatcATCATTCAAATTATGctctgggtccactacctgtaaaacAGAAAGCTGAGTGGgccagacttgggagcctggtgagcatatatgattttcaacccacaaataataataaatttattaattacattgatcaacaataaatttattaattttatcaaaccaacaataaccctgatcacccatttccgttatcctcactttacgtccctaaacacctatacaagggacctagtctaaggattttatCATCGCGATGGActttactgctaaggggattcctcaaccatATATGTCCGTAAGGCAGCCATGAggaggatggagtacaccggtgaacatcaagccCACAAACACTTAtaagttgcgagtctgctagcgttccaatggactgtctagaagagtctgttatcgtcatccatactccgctagatgactggaacaacaacaacatcgatgcctctcatcaatttatcacacaccaactatttcatctacccatgttatacccaacatatttgtagataatatatatatatatatatatatatatatatatatatatatatatatatatatatatatatatatatatatatagtttaaatcattttaaaacttgtataaacattcattcaacaaccatctcaaataaacaatctatatatatacacacacacacacatagcacatatttatataaaatacttcatatctatgtgtaagatgaaagtgactatacactcacttgatttaatgataATCGGGCAACACTTCGTTTCCTAAAATGATCGTTTATGATAAAACAGGGGGCTTTAATGAAAAATCAGGCTCTGCGAGGttggagcttcaaaaccgaaaagataaatttttccggGTCTTCGGGCACTTTGGGATGTGTTTCGGGTGTTAGAAATGattccggggcttcgggggaagtcaaaatagtcaaaatataagtttaggggtgAAAAGTGGCAAATTTCTAATTCTAGCCGGAAGATCTCGCAACCCCCTTATATATTGGGTGCGAGACCGAGGATTAGTGGTTAAGAAGGATCCACGTATCAGCTATGAGGCTCAGATTGGAGGGGAGACGTGGCTCGTGCGATCTTCGGACACGCGAAGGGCAGGTGGCGCGcatgcgggggggggggggggaggggctGCGAGGCTCGGAAGTGTGACACGGGGCAAGGTGCGTCGGTCTCCTATTGGACCTCGGCTTCGGACGAATCAATGGCTTACATGAGGCGATGACTCACCGAGATCGGATATGTGGCGCGCCAGGAACGAGGGTGACGTAGCCATTTCCGAGCCACACATGCGAAATTCCTCGGAAAATGTGTCctgaacttctaaaatccataacttttacatacggactccgtttttgacgttctatatatgaacgcgtaggcgggaatatattctacaactttcgtttagacttcgtcggcttattttgactttatttttaatattataatttttaacagaccgggacaagaaaatccgtttaaaatttcataacttcttcatctgacatccgttttcgtctgtctttttaccgctgTACCAATATTGAC includes these proteins:
- the LOC111880531 gene encoding malate synthase, glyoxysomal, translating into MAMSVGYYGDTAMKKIPGGGVGGRYDVPEGVDIRGRYDEEFAKILTKDALIFVAALQREFRNHVKYAMECRKEAKMRYNSGGLPGFDPATKNVRDGDWMCAEVPPAVADRRVEITGPVERKMIINALNSGAKVFMADFEDALSPTWENLMKGQVNLKDAVNGTISFQDKARNRVYKLNDQIAKLFVRPRGWHLPESHIFIDGEPAIGCLVDFGLYFHHNHAAFRKTQGEGYGPFFYLPKMENSREARIWNNVFERAEKMAGIEKGSIRATVLIETLPAVFQMDEILYELRDHSVGLNCGRWDYIFSYVKTFQAHPDRLLPDRVLVGMGQHFMRSYSDLLIRTCHRRGVHAMGGMAAQIPIRDDPEANAAALELVKKDKLREVRAGHDGTWAAHPGLIPAIMEVFTNNMNNSPNLIETMKREDAASLTEEDLLQIPRGVRTIEGLRLNTRVGIQYVAAWLTGTGSVPLYNLMEDAATAEISRVQNWQWLKYGVELDGDGVGVKVTHELFGKVVEEEMARIEREVGRERFKKGMYKEACKLFTRQCTAPVLDDFLTLNAYNHIVVHHPGGSSKL